One Egicoccus halophilus genomic region harbors:
- a CDS encoding spore germination protein GerW family protein, translating into MPLQRITDLVRDTLHVQRVFGEPVERDGTTVIPVALVGGGGGAGSGQDSAGDAGEGGGFGLGARPAGAYVIRDGAVRWVPAVDVNRLVATVAAVVVAGLLRRRRR; encoded by the coding sequence GTGCCACTGCAACGCATCACCGACCTCGTCCGCGACACGCTGCACGTCCAGCGCGTCTTCGGCGAACCCGTCGAGCGGGACGGCACGACGGTGATCCCGGTCGCCCTGGTCGGCGGCGGTGGCGGCGCCGGCAGCGGGCAGGACAGCGCCGGCGACGCCGGTGAGGGTGGTGGTTTCGGCCTCGGGGCACGGCCGGCCGGTGCCTACGTGATCCGGGACGGCGCCGTGCGCTGGGTGCCGGCCGTCGACGTCAACCGGCTCGTCGCGACGGTCGCGGCGGTGGTGGTCGCCGGGCTGCTGCGCCGGCGTCGCCGCTGA
- the moaA gene encoding GTP 3',8-cyclase MoaA: protein MGTDVTTPLLDRLGRPVEDLRVSVTDRCNLRCRYCMPREVFGPDHAFLEREELLSFEELTRLARVFVRLGVRKLRLTGGEPLLRRDLPELVSRLASIDGLEDLALTTNGVLLRRFAPALAAAGLRRITVSLDALDDATFRQLADTNAPVGTVLDGIAAAREAGLDPVKVNCVLQRGVNDDQVEDLAAWARDTGVTLRFIEFMDVGTTNGWLRDRMVPAAEVAERIAARWPIEPVDPSHPGEVAERFRYRDGAGEVGIIASVSRPFCGTCTRARLSAVGELYTCLFAASGTDLRALVRAGADDDALADAVRAVWSARTDRASELRAEAGLTGPRVEMSYIGG from the coding sequence ATGGGGACGGACGTGACCACACCGCTGCTCGACCGGCTGGGCCGGCCGGTCGAGGACCTGCGCGTGTCGGTGACCGACCGGTGCAACCTGCGCTGCCGCTACTGCATGCCGCGCGAGGTGTTCGGCCCCGACCACGCCTTCCTCGAGCGCGAGGAGCTGCTGAGCTTCGAGGAGTTGACCCGCCTCGCCCGCGTGTTCGTGAGGCTCGGGGTGCGCAAGCTGCGGTTGACGGGCGGGGAGCCGCTGCTGCGCCGCGACCTGCCCGAGCTGGTGTCGCGCCTGGCGTCGATCGACGGGCTCGAGGACCTCGCCCTGACCACCAACGGGGTCCTGCTGCGCCGCTTCGCCCCGGCCCTGGCCGCGGCCGGTCTGCGCCGCATCACCGTCAGCCTCGACGCGCTCGACGACGCGACCTTCCGACAGCTGGCCGACACCAACGCGCCGGTCGGCACGGTGCTCGACGGCATCGCCGCGGCCCGGGAGGCCGGCCTCGACCCGGTGAAGGTCAACTGCGTGCTCCAACGCGGGGTGAACGACGACCAGGTCGAGGACCTCGCGGCCTGGGCCCGCGACACCGGCGTGACCCTGCGGTTCATCGAGTTCATGGACGTCGGCACCACCAACGGCTGGCTGCGCGACCGGATGGTGCCGGCCGCCGAGGTCGCCGAGCGCATCGCGGCCCGCTGGCCGATCGAGCCGGTCGACCCCTCCCACCCGGGCGAGGTCGCCGAACGGTTCCGCTACCGCGACGGCGCCGGCGAGGTCGGGATCATCGCCTCCGTGAGCCGGCCGTTCTGCGGCACCTGCACCCGGGCCCGGCTGTCCGCGGTCGGTGAGCTCTACACCTGCCTGTTCGCGGCGTCGGGGACCGACCTGCGGGCGCTCGTCCGCGCAGGTGCCGACGACGACGCGCTGGCCGACGCGGTCCGCGCCGTGTGGTCCGCCCGCACCGACCGTGCCTCCGAGCTGCGCGCCGAGGCGGGACTCACCGGCCCGCGCGTCGAGATGTCCTACATCGGCGGCTGA